One region of Candidatus Methylomirabilota bacterium genomic DNA includes:
- a CDS encoding 1-deoxy-D-xylulose-5-phosphate reductoisomerase, with protein sequence MKRVTVLGATGSVGRRALELCAHFPDLFRIEGLAARGSNPELVAELCRVHRPRVLALIDERAIDIVSGALPHPRPEILAGPRGLETLAREVDADVVLSAIVGGAGLLPTMAAVESGKAVAIANKEPLVMAGSLMTAAARRSKVPLLPVDSEHSAIFQCLEGHKRSQVHRILLTASGGPFRQTPPERLASVTVADALNHPTWKMGAKITVDSATLMNKGLEIIEARWLFDMPAEQVQVVVHPQSIIHSMVEYVDGSVIAQLGVADMGIPILYALNHPDRLPWPDERLDLTKVGALTFEAPDIARFPCLRLAREALSAGGCAPAILNAANEVAVAAFLEGHVGFLQIADLIARALDRVPPRPLDSIGTCVEVDAETRRLVESWLPAAAAAGSPGRAVR encoded by the coding sequence ATGAAGCGGGTAACCGTGCTGGGAGCGACGGGCTCGGTGGGGCGGCGCGCCTTGGAGCTGTGCGCCCACTTCCCCGACCTCTTTCGCATCGAAGGCCTGGCCGCGCGCGGTTCGAACCCGGAGCTGGTGGCGGAGCTCTGCCGCGTCCACCGGCCCAGGGTTCTCGCCCTCATCGATGAGCGCGCGATCGACATCGTATCGGGCGCGCTGCCGCATCCGCGACCCGAGATCCTGGCCGGCCCGCGCGGGCTCGAGACTCTCGCGCGCGAGGTGGACGCCGACGTGGTGCTCTCCGCCATCGTGGGCGGAGCGGGTCTCCTGCCCACCATGGCCGCCGTGGAGTCCGGCAAGGCCGTGGCCATCGCCAACAAGGAGCCGCTCGTCATGGCGGGCAGCCTCATGACGGCCGCCGCGCGCCGGAGCAAGGTGCCGCTCCTCCCCGTGGACTCCGAGCACAGCGCCATCTTCCAGTGCCTGGAGGGACACAAGCGCTCGCAGGTGCACCGGATCCTCCTCACGGCATCCGGGGGGCCCTTCCGCCAGACGCCTCCGGAGCGCCTGGCCTCCGTCACGGTCGCGGACGCGCTCAATCATCCCACGTGGAAGATGGGCGCCAAGATCACCGTCGACTCCGCCACCCTGATGAACAAAGGGCTCGAGATCATCGAGGCCCGCTGGCTCTTCGACATGCCGGCCGAGCAGGTCCAGGTCGTGGTGCATCCGCAGTCCATCATCCACTCCATGGTCGAGTACGTGGATGGCTCGGTCATCGCCCAGCTCGGGGTGGCCGACATGGGGATCCCCATCCTGTACGCCCTGAACCATCCCGACCGACTGCCGTGGCCCGACGAGCGGCTCGACTTGACGAAGGTCGGGGCCCTGACCTTCGAGGCGCCCGATATCGCGCGCTTCCCGTGCCTCCGGCTGGCTCGCGAGGCTCTCTCGGCCGGCGGCTGCGCGCCCGCCATCCTGAACGCCGCCAACGAAGTGGCGGTGGCGGCCTTCCTCGAGGGCCATGTGGGTTTCCTCCAGATCGCCGATCTCATCGCCCGGGCGCTCGACCGCGTGCCTCCGCGTCCTCTCGACAGCATCGGGACGTGCGTGGAGGTGGATGCCGAGACGCGCCGGCTCGTGGAAAGCTGGCTGCCCGCCGCCGCGGCAGCCGGGTCGCCCGGGAGGGCTGTCCGTTGA
- a CDS encoding phosphatidate cytidylyltransferase → MPGAHGMPLPTPLERSTSSRWSELAKRTLSTIVLLPLFIWIVVGGVPFAFDLMVVAVGMLASWEFSRMFQRAGVPVFRDAGVVLGALLTASFIAPERLAVVAAAAVMMVLALSLTRPEPGPARWQAVAVTLLGLAWINALLGHTILLRALPEGVHWVLLLVWVTWVGETAAYTVGSLVGRHKLAPRISPGKTVEGALAQFLLSPLAALAAQGWLFPGLGTRDAVLVGLLLGVVGQIGDLAESALKRSLGTKDTGQLIPGHGGMLDRVDGLLFNAPALFYYVTHGRIWSA, encoded by the coding sequence ATGCCCGGGGCGCACGGCATGCCGCTGCCCACGCCGCTGGAGAGGTCCACGTCCTCCCGGTGGAGCGAGCTGGCCAAGCGCACCCTGTCCACCATCGTCCTCTTGCCCCTCTTCATCTGGATCGTCGTGGGCGGCGTCCCCTTCGCGTTCGATCTCATGGTCGTCGCGGTGGGCATGCTGGCCAGCTGGGAGTTTTCCCGGATGTTCCAGCGGGCCGGCGTGCCCGTATTCCGCGACGCGGGCGTCGTGCTGGGCGCCCTCCTGACCGCGAGCTTCATCGCCCCGGAGCGGCTTGCCGTGGTGGCGGCGGCCGCGGTGATGATGGTGCTCGCGCTCAGCCTCACCCGGCCCGAGCCCGGGCCTGCCCGCTGGCAGGCCGTGGCCGTCACCCTTCTGGGTCTGGCCTGGATCAATGCCCTCCTCGGCCACACGATATTGCTGCGCGCCTTGCCGGAGGGGGTCCACTGGGTGCTCCTGCTGGTGTGGGTGACCTGGGTAGGAGAGACGGCGGCCTATACGGTGGGATCTCTCGTCGGCCGGCACAAGCTGGCGCCGCGCATCAGCCCGGGCAAGACCGTTGAGGGCGCCCTCGCCCAGTTCCTCCTCTCACCCCTGGCCGCGCTTGCCGCACAGGGCTGGCTCTTCCCGGGGCTTGGCACGAGGGACGCGGTGCTCGTGGGCCTCCTGCTGGGCGTGGTCGGTCAGATCGGCGACCTCGCCGAGTCCGCGCTCAAGCGGAGCCTCGGCACCAAGGACACCGGTCAGCTCATCCCTGGTCATGGCGGGATGCTCGACAGGGTGGACGGCCTCCTCTTCAACGCGCCCGCCCTGTTCTATTATGTGACGCACGGGAGGATCTGGAGCGCATGA